TTGTCAGTTCCACTGACATTGGGGTCCCCTTGGCAGACCTCGAAATGGCCCTGTTGCCTGCCAACGTCGCAAAATTCGGGGAAGGACTGAGCCTTCCGGAGAACGACGTCCGACTTTTCCTTGCCGTACGCGAGGCCGCCCACGCACGCTTGTTCGTCCAGGTTCCTTGGTTGCGAGGTCACTTGCTTGGAGCCATCGAGGCCTACGCCCGCGGTATTCACATAGATATGTCCCGCATCGAAGACCTCGCCCGGGACCTTGACCCGAGCAACCCCGAAGGAATTCAGGAAGCTCTGTCCCAGGGAGTCTTCACACCTGAACGCACGCCGGTCCAAACGGCCGCACTGGAGAAGCTGGAAACAGCGCTTGCCCTGGTGGAAGGCTGGGTGGACGAGCTCACAGCGGAAGCCACTGACAAGGTACTGCCGTCCGCTACTGCACTGCGCGAAACGGTGCGGCGCCGCCGCGCCACCGGCGGACCGGCCGAGCACGCGTTCTCGTCCCTCGTCGGTTTGGAACTTCGGCCCCGCAGGCTCCGTGAAGCGGCAACGCTGTGGGCGACCTTGAAGGAAGAGCGAGGCATCGCCGGCCGTGACGCGATCTGGCACCACCCGGATCTCCTGCCCACCGGCGAGGACCTCGACGACCCGAAGGGGTTCTCCGAACGTAGGCGCCTTGCCGAGGCAAGTGACAGCGAAGTTGATGACGCTCTGCAGAAGCTTTTGAGCGGCGGCTACGAAACCTCCGACGCCGATCAAGCTGAAGCTTCAGACTCAAAGGGCACTGCCACGGAGACCGGGTCCGGCCAAGAGCCGGAATCGGATGACTCCGACCCCGAGGCACCCACCAAGTAGGCTCCACTCTTGGAAACAAAAAGTGCAACGGCCGCCATATCCATGGCGGCCGTTGCTCGGTTAAGGCACCGTCATCGGGTAAATTCAGTCACACGGCGCTTAGTCAGTCACGTCCCCAGCTGGTTCGTCGGAGTTTCCAGAGCCTGGCTCTTCCGGGAGTCCCCGGGATGTAGCAAAGGCAACGCCTTCCAGGAAGGCCTTTGCCCGATGAGTCTCAGGGTATGCCTCGACTAGTCTCCAAAACTCGGCGTTGTGGCCCGCCACCAGCAAGTGCGCGAGCTCATGGACCAGGACGTAGTCGATGACCCATTGCGGCATTCGCTGGAGCTTGTTCGACAACCTGATAGTGCCGTCCGCAGGAGTAGCCGAACCCCAACGGGAGTTCTGATTGGAGACCCAGCGAACCGACGTAGGAACCGCACGCCCGCCGAGGTACGTCCGAGAAAGGTGCCCCGCATGATTGGCGAGGGCTTGATCCGTGGCGGGACGGCGCCTGCCAGCACCTGTTTGCCGTTCTCCCTGCTTCTTTAGCTTGGCCAGCATACGCTGGACCCACTCATGTTCCTGGGACTTGGTGAAGCTGGCTGGGATTGCGATCACGGCGTTGCCGTCTTCCCAAAAGGCAGCAACAGTTCGACGGCGTCTGGCTGATCGACGCACGACCACCGGAGCGCCGTCGTCCGTGGTGCGCGAAACACCGGCACCGGGGGCGGGTGGACGCGTCATCAGAGTTCCGAACTCTCAGCAAGTACGGCCAGAACAGCTTCGCCGTAGCGTTCAAGCTTGGATGGGCCAATTCCAGCCAGGCCAGCCAGTTCCTCCAACGATGAAGGCTTGGCCTCCGCGATGGCCGTGAGTGTGGCGTCCGTGAAAACAACATATGCCGGAACGTCGGCCGTCTGGGCTTCGTCCCTGCGCCACTGCCTCAGCGCATCGAACGTTTGTTCCTCATATGTGGGCGGGCACTGGTTACATCGACCCACCTTGCGTTCGGCTCCACTTGCCAGCATGCTTCCGCATACCTTGCATGACGCCGGTGCGGCAGCTTTCCGTCGGGTGGGACCTGTTTTGCTGCGCGCGTTTGCGGAAGCCACGGAATTGGGGCGAAGTCCGTCGAGGAAACGGGACGGCTTGCGGTTGGCCCGACCGCCC
The sequence above is a segment of the Arthrobacter sp. StoSoilB22 genome. Coding sequences within it:
- a CDS encoding zinc-dependent metalloprotease, with product MTSNPNNPSNDDETPKDPLAEMLQNLMGGQGMGNIDPAELAKAAGLPNDPHLLQQMFAQVQAMMSSTSDGPVNWQLAHENARRVAAAGSDPSVNSQQAREIDEALRLAELWLDPVTDLSATGLIGRAWSRAEWVEATLGTWKRLTEPVANSIANALSSALTQQMPEEMKSMMGGASSMLQNMGGAIFGMQLGQAIGALSAEVVSSTDIGVPLADLEMALLPANVAKFGEGLSLPENDVRLFLAVREAAHARLFVQVPWLRGHLLGAIEAYARGIHIDMSRIEDLARDLDPSNPEGIQEALSQGVFTPERTPVQTAALEKLETALALVEGWVDELTAEATDKVLPSATALRETVRRRRATGGPAEHAFSSLVGLELRPRRLREAATLWATLKEERGIAGRDAIWHHPDLLPTGEDLDDPKGFSERRRLAEASDSEVDDALQKLLSGGYETSDADQAEASDSKGTATETGSGQEPESDDSDPEAPTK
- a CDS encoding M48 family metallopeptidase, producing the protein MTRPPAPGAGVSRTTDDGAPVVVRRSARRRRTVAAFWEDGNAVIAIPASFTKSQEHEWVQRMLAKLKKQGERQTGAGRRRPATDQALANHAGHLSRTYLGGRAVPTSVRWVSNQNSRWGSATPADGTIRLSNKLQRMPQWVIDYVLVHELAHLLVAGHNAEFWRLVEAYPETHRAKAFLEGVAFATSRGLPEEPGSGNSDEPAGDVTD